The following proteins come from a genomic window of Frankia casuarinae:
- a CDS encoding FAD-binding oxidoreductase has translation MVTHMKWWGWGKESVSFSPSDKPDLAPFIRTHIGLDITRLPAQPPAFADLTIADPVLPEPLRAALVDAAGAEHVTTDAQARVVHAYGKSLRDLVRVRNHDLGRLPDVVVYPGDEEAVRAVLAAALAADAVVIPFGGGTNISGSLEAPRTETRPVISVDLGRLDRVLEIDADARLARVQAGALGPGLEEQLAAQGWTLGHFPDSFAHSTLGGWIATRSSGMQSDKYGDIAEITRAVRVVTPAGVLVTRPVPSQSTGPSVREMILGSEGRLGIITEATVQVHRVPEQRVILGYFFPTWDAALLAMREIAASEAAPTVTRVSDANETRFSFATRKRGSLASSLVSAGMKQYLRRVRRYDLDQMCLSFIGFEGSPAHVKAQRKLVGAIVARRGGICVGTGPGQLYDQKKFDTPYIRDFLLGQGAMADVSETSTSWSQLGPLYRGVVARANKAFAEIGVTGWIMCHLSHSYHSGACLYFTFAYASPVTLEAIDGYDTVKSAIQQGFIEHAGTLSHHHAVGVEHARWLADDISPAGVRLLTALFDGIDPGRNLNPGKIVPGVDVAPGLADSAGPDSAGPDSVSPAGSDPR, from the coding sequence GGTGGGGCTGGGGCAAGGAGAGTGTCTCCTTCAGCCCCAGTGACAAGCCCGACCTCGCGCCGTTCATCCGTACGCACATCGGGCTCGACATCACCCGCCTGCCGGCCCAGCCACCGGCCTTCGCGGACCTGACGATCGCGGACCCCGTGCTGCCGGAGCCGCTGCGCGCCGCGCTTGTCGACGCCGCCGGCGCGGAGCACGTCACCACCGACGCACAGGCGCGGGTCGTGCACGCCTACGGCAAGAGCCTGCGTGACCTCGTCCGGGTTCGTAACCACGACCTCGGCCGACTGCCCGACGTCGTCGTCTACCCGGGAGACGAGGAGGCGGTCCGGGCGGTGCTGGCCGCGGCGCTGGCCGCGGACGCGGTCGTCATCCCGTTCGGCGGCGGCACCAACATCTCCGGCAGTCTCGAGGCGCCGCGCACCGAGACCCGCCCGGTGATCTCCGTCGACCTCGGCCGGCTCGACCGGGTGCTGGAGATCGACGCCGACGCCCGCCTCGCCCGCGTACAGGCCGGTGCCCTCGGCCCGGGTCTGGAGGAGCAGCTGGCCGCGCAGGGCTGGACGCTCGGCCACTTCCCGGACAGCTTCGCCCACTCCACCCTCGGCGGCTGGATCGCCACCCGCTCGTCGGGCATGCAGTCCGACAAGTACGGCGACATCGCGGAGATTACCAGGGCGGTGCGGGTCGTGACCCCCGCCGGGGTACTCGTCACCCGGCCCGTGCCCAGCCAGTCGACCGGCCCCAGCGTGCGGGAGATGATCCTCGGCAGCGAGGGGCGGCTCGGGATCATCACCGAGGCCACGGTGCAGGTGCATCGAGTGCCCGAGCAGCGCGTGATCCTCGGCTACTTCTTCCCGACCTGGGACGCGGCACTGCTGGCCATGCGGGAGATCGCCGCGAGCGAGGCCGCGCCGACGGTCACCCGGGTCTCCGACGCCAACGAGACGCGGTTCTCCTTCGCTACCCGCAAGCGCGGCTCCCTGGCCTCAAGTCTCGTCTCGGCCGGTATGAAGCAGTACCTGCGCCGGGTCCGCAGGTACGACCTCGACCAGATGTGCCTGTCGTTCATCGGCTTCGAGGGTTCACCCGCGCACGTCAAGGCCCAGCGCAAGCTGGTCGGGGCGATCGTCGCGCGCCGGGGCGGGATCTGTGTCGGCACCGGCCCGGGGCAGCTCTACGACCAGAAGAAGTTCGACACCCCGTACATCCGGGACTTCCTGCTCGGTCAGGGCGCGATGGCCGACGTGTCGGAGACGTCGACGTCCTGGTCGCAGCTCGGCCCGCTGTACCGGGGGGTGGTCGCGCGGGCGAACAAGGCGTTCGCCGAGATCGGTGTGACCGGTTGGATCATGTGCCACCTGTCGCACTCGTACCACTCCGGGGCCTGCCTGTACTTCACGTTCGCCTATGCCTCCCCGGTGACGCTGGAGGCGATCGACGGGTACGACACGGTGAAGTCCGCGATCCAGCAGGGCTTCATCGAGCATGCCGGCACCCTGTCCCACCACCACGCGGTCGGCGTCGAGCACGCGCGCTGGCTCGCCGACGACATCTCACCAGCCGGCGTGCGCCTGCTCACGGCGCTGTTCGACGGCATCGACCCGGGCCGCAACCTCAACCCCGGCAAGATCGTCCCAGGGGTGGACGTCGCCCCGGGCCTGGCGGATTCGGCGGGCCCGGATTCGGCGGGCCCGGATTCGGTGAGCCCGGCCGGGTCCGATCCGCGCTGA